In the Lemur catta isolate mLemCat1 chromosome 22, mLemCat1.pri, whole genome shotgun sequence genome, CACACCATATATGACAACAGTTATTACATATACAATGTATATGATAGTGGGTCCTGCATACACACCGTATATGACAATGGGAACTGGGTACACAGCAAAAGTGACAAGGATACTGTGTACACACTGTATATAACACCAAGTACTCTGTACACATTGTATGTGATGCCAGATGCTATGTATATCATGTACATGACATAGAGTAGTGTGTACCCAGCATGACAAAGATACTGCATACACAGCAGTCCTATGTATATGCTATACATGATACATTGTATACTGCGTACTCAGCATGACAGGGATACCATCTACACGTTATATGACACTTGGTACTATGTACATACCCCATGATACCAAGTACTATGTATATACTCTATTTATGACACTGAGTACCGTATGCACAGCATAAGTGACGAGAATACTCCCTACACACCATGTATGACATGCGGGACTATGTATACACTGTTGTATATGACACCAAGTACTTCGTATGCACTGTATGAGACAACCGGTAGCGCTTGCATACACAGCGTGACAAGGACAGTGTGTACACACAGTACAGAACACTAGGTACTATGAACACACTGTATATGGCACTGGGTACTATGTAGTACCCTATATGACACTCGGTACTGCATACACAGCTTAAGGACAAGGATGCCGTGTACACACAGCATGACTCTGAGTACACACCACATACAACCCCGCATAGGACGCCGTGTAAAACACCAGGTGCTGTGCACACACCGCAAAGCGcctccacagcctggctctgaagAAAAGCGCGAGGGAGGGCAGAGCAAAGGACAGTTCGCGGCCCGGCCACCCCCAAGGAGCCCCCTCATCCCAGCGCGGCCCGGCAGCTTCTCCCCAAAGCTCCGGCGGGAGGAGGGCGGCGGACCCCACGGGACAGTCCCGGAGGCCCGCGAGAACCCGTTGAGGCAGCGGCGGCCTCGCTCCCGGGGTCGCCCGCAGCCCCCCGGACACGCACGGACCCCCGCCTGGCCTCGGCGCGACCCTGCGCCGCGGCTCCCACCGCCCACGGCGCCCGGAGACCGCGCagcgtcctctcctctccgcCGTCCACACGCCGGGCCCGCGCTGCCGCCGGCCCCACCGCGCACGGTCCAAGGCCTGGCCGGGCGGGCGGCTTGGGGCCCGGCGGACATGCTCACGCGACTCCGCGGCTTCCCAGCCCGACCAGGCCCCGCGCCGTCCTCCCGGgcctccgccccgcgccgccgAGCTTTCCCCACCGTTATCCTGCGGCTCCGCCGCCGCAGCGCCCAGCCCTCCCTCCGGAGCCGCCGGTTCCCGCCGCCCGGGGCCTCTGGGGCCTGAGCCGGCGCCGGGGGGGCGCCATGTTGGCCGCCCGCCCGCACTTCCTGTGTGTCCTCGCGAGCCGCGGCCGCGGCCAGGCGGGAAGTTCGGCGCCGTCGCCGGGAAAGTTGGCGTCCCCGCGGGCCGCCCGTCCCTGCCGCCCGGCCGGGCTGTGCCCGCCGGAGCCCCGCGCGGCTCCTACCTCCGCTCCGTCCCGGCTCCCGCGCGCTGCCCGCAGCCGCTTCAGCGCGTTCCCGCGCAGCCGCACGCGCCCTCCGTCCGCACGCCCGCCGAGGGGCAGCCGGCTCCGCGGTCCCAGCGCTGCTGGTTCTGCAGCCTCAAAACCGGCCACCTGGTTTTAGCATCTTTTTAATCCCTCCTCAGGAGGAATTGCAGACAGGTGCTGCACTCCCGTTCCGTGCACAGGCAAACAGCACCTCAACAAGAACAGGACCAGCCCTTGCCAATTTGGCAAGAGCACCGCAAATTTGCGTTCCAAGTAGGTTGTCTATCAGTCAGTCAGTCTGCATCTGACATCTAACGGGAGGAGACCCCGCACACCTGTGGTTTAAGAAAGTATCAGCGATAGGCATACTTTTATAATGCTCGCATATTTTCCCTCTTGTCCTTTCTCCCAGGAGTTTGGAAGGAAGACGTTTCGGCTAAGACGTCTTGCTGTCGTCATCAGTGGGCACGTGCACCTATACTTAGTGCCAGCGAGGGGATGCCCAGGGCCGAGGGCAgggtggatgggctgcagtcagggagggcttcctggaggcagtgtccaaagtgccctatgaaggctgtgctgaggaacGGCCCTACTAAGCCCCAGGCACAGGCATAGGAGATGGCCCAAGATGTGGTCCTCCAgctagaacaatgagaaataaggctatgggcacctccctgggatcaggcagggccgacgtggggagaaagcaggagaggtggcccaggccccttgggcagggcctgggggttccaggtgcATCTTGAGGAACAgtttccctttgccctgggccagggctatcctatgagcccagggccacagggaagctgcagcccccagtcctgggctagtgatgcctcccagcttggctcagcactagaagggcccatttgccagtctgtctgcccccagggctctgatggcagcactgggtcccaacTTGCTTCATTCCACCTGGCCCgggactcagtggctgggggccagtcagtgggtgacaggacagagcctgtcctgggacggcactgactgtcagatgttctgggggctggacttgcttggtggtggggacactgtctggccacctgtcctggccaGACATCATGCTGTGGGGACACTGGAATGTGCTTGTGTCTCCACCTTGGCCAGGCCTactgcctgggacctcccccagtgagccctgtctgcagccacagagcctgaaggatcAGTGTGACCCCGAGCTTCCGGCCAACGCACCCCAGGCTCGGGAGGGGGTTTCTCAGAGGGCTGGTAACTATCTTCATCACTGTCCAcagtgcaggcctgtcccctgggtccttcTGTCCCTGGCAGGCAAATCCACATATGCCCCTGTGGGGCACCTGTGTCTTGCATCACCTGCTGTGGCCCTCCCGATTGGCAGGGGCACCTTGACACCCTCGGTCCCCACAGGTTTTCCACGTGGCCTATGTGCTTATCAACTTTGCAAACTTGGgcagcagggctgctgtgaccatGGCTTCTTGAGGTCTCGGTCACCAGCCCGGCCCTCATGCCCAACCCCTGTGTGGGTCAGGATCATCTGTGTGAGGACCGAGAGGCAAAGGGGAATTCATCAGGTCACCCCCGACTTTCAGTACAGCTAGGCCCAGGGTCTGGTGGTGGCAGGAATCTCGGTGCCATCTCTTGGCTCCCTCTGTGCTGCCTTCATGTTTGACAGCTCCCTGTGGTGGTGACACAGGTCTctggtggctcccagctggcttcctcccagctcagctgcctgtgtcaggagagctgggtcctggaactcactcaccggctgcctttggccacctgccaccctgaTGGGTCAGGTTGGCAGGATGGGGATGCTCCAGTTTGGTGGCCTAGtcatgtgtcccccaaaattcccTGGCCCGAGAGTGGACGAGGGGCAGTTCTCTGACAGGCAGTGGGGAACTGCCCCAAGGAAGGACATGAAGACAGTCCTCCAAGGGGAGCGGGAGACACCTGCTCTCTAGACatgtcccagggagaggggtgcaggggtgtgggtggtgaGCTGGTGCAGCTGTGCACGTCCAGCGTGGCCGGCGGGGCAGGAGCTCCTCCCTCAGCAGGGTTCAGTGACCTCTTCCCCAAGTCCTACTGGCTGGTGGAGCCTTGGCTGGGTGACCCGTTGAGGGCGCAGCATTCCCACCTCAAGATGAGGTGGCCGGGCTCAGGCTCAGGTGACCGGTCCAAGAGGCAGCCTTCCAGGTGGTCAGGCTCAGGGAAGTCAAGGAGCCCAGGGGCCCCGCCTCTGGGCCTGTGGGCttttctggtggcctcagcactccttttccagccctttcctgcagcctccaagaggggCTGCCTGGAGCGGTTTGGGCCGCAGTCACGTGGGATGACGACGCCATCTGCACCACTGAGTACTCACGCATAGTGTCCCTGGAGAATGGTGAGGTGAGTCCGAGGACAGCGTGGTGGTGGGTTCTGCCAGTTTGCTCCTggcggccacacctggcctcaccgtccACGCCTTCTGCAGATCGTGGTGTCCCTGATGAATGGGCACCCAGGGGCTATGAACTACTCCTACTCGCCACTGCTGCGCaacttcaccaaagccaccaacATCTGCCTACGTTTCCTGCGCACCAACAACACACTGCTGGGTCACCTCATGGGCAAGGCGCTGCGGGCCCCCACAGTCATGCACCAGGTGAGCCCACCCTGTCTAGCATGTGGGGCAGCCCCTGGTAGACGGGGGAGGAGCCGGCTCTGAGGGGCAGCCGGGACCTGAGGCCCTGGGACGCGGGTGagtgagcctgggccctggcgctcaggggcctgcagtgcagtattATTACGGCACCAAGGACATGAGCATCGGCGGCCGCTGCGTCTGCCATGGCCACGCGGATGTCTGCAATGTCAAGGACCCTTCGGACCCTCTCAGGAAAGGccgtttcaggtgaggccctaCAGCTCAGGtccccccaggtgaggctgctctcagctggggccccctcaggtgaagtccttttcaggtgaggccctgtcagctaggtccctccagctgaggccctgtcaggtgaggcccctttcagtccttttcaggtaaggccccttcaactttggccgctttcaggtgagtcacctctccgatgaggctcctttaggtgaggcctctcagtgaggcctgctcaggtgaggtcctcTCAGTAGCTACGTCAGCTGAGGCACTCACAGCTGAGGGCCCCTTTCAGGTGTAACACCTCTCAGTTGAGGCCCTTTTAAGCTGCggcccttcccaggtgaggcccctctcagttggggaccctgtcaggtgatgtccttttcagctgagggacgctctcagccgagacccttttcagctgaagccctttcagctgaggggcctctcaggtgagggatctctgagaagagaagaggccccttacaggtgaggccctttcagctgaggacccccccaggtgaggctcctctcaggtgagacccactcacctgagaacactttcagtgcaggtcTCTGTCAGGTGAGTCCGCTTTAGGTGAGGCCCTTCCAGCTGAGGGTCCTTTCAGCAGAGGCCTCTTTTACATAAGGCCCCTTTCTGATGAGACTCTTAAAGGTGATCCCCCTCCCAGGTGAGACCCCTCTTAGGTGGGGCCCTTtcagcacaggcccctcccaggggcctccccatttttctgaaagacacaggacagtgagcccatctgagtttgaatttccagatcctggctccgaaGACGCTGAACTCGGATTTTAACTGGCtctccagcaaggccaggagggagtgctctccaccgTGCCCCCCccatgagcaccgagggctgcagggcctgTGTGGGCTGGCAGGGGGCGGAGCGCCCGTCATGCCCCGCGGCTTTGCATGCGGCGTTGCAGGTGGCatgagaggacgcagtgccgccatgttagcgtTCCCAGTACGAGCCATCTGCCGCTTGCTGGCCAGGCCTCAGACCCGAagcgagtgcgacctccttgtcctcactcagacgtgaggccccgagggtgagttcaaccttcctgtcagagccccacgggcactgccttcctgtctgcagccgcctgctgaggggcggccagtcctcagagacccgggaggggctccgtgtggacatttggaaatggggaacccaCAGTTGTCACGACACTGAGGTTCCccacgcccaggacgtggtgcccacgggtgtgacgtccacgcggtggcctctgcaccctaatggggtatcagactctgagccggacgtgggtctggctcagcctctgtaagggagttcgttgtcatctctgttttactggtagggtgttcaggtggttgttcataaatgtagtttccttacgggaatttcatccttccaggcaaTGTGCCAtcgcagcgcaaagtcctctgtatcccaccttcagagtctccagcgtcattgctatgtgaggtctgctacttcacggtaagtactcccgtgtgttttaccatgtgttttgcagcagcgacatgctcccaggtcatcactgttaaccccaaatcaggaaatacacctttctccctgacagtccaatctaccaggcccacttcaccaccatccccaactgggagaaaaatgtgtctttcccttcggttccagttttctttttctggaactgtttctgagactgtccctcagtgtcccagttccaccaaggtgatttaggaaacctgatacttcgcatagatgagccctggtctgtagaccagtccccccagggatttagggaacctgggacagcccacagatgagctgtggtccttaggccagtgcccccaggagatttagggaacttcaacagcctagagatgagccctggtctgtatagaggtacccccagtgatttagggaacctggtccagcccacagatgagccgtggtccttaggccagtgcccccaagAGATTTAGAGAAACTTagcagcctagagatgagccctgtcTGTATACAGGtacccccaaggatttagggaacctgggacatcccacaggtgtGCCCTGGTCTCTGGATCATTCTGACCAGGAATTTAGTGACCtgggacatttcacagatgagtcctCGTGtgcaggccagtccctccagggatttagggagcctgggacattacaacatgagccctggtgagtag is a window encoding:
- the LOC123626387 gene encoding uncharacterized protein LOC123626387 isoform X1; translated protein: MNGHPGAMNYSYSPLLRNFTKATNICLRFLRTNNTLLGHLMGKALRAPTVMHQILAPKTLNSDFNWLSSKARRECSPPCPPHEHRGLQGLCGLAGGGAPVMPRGFACGVAGGMRGRSAAMLAFPVRAICRLLARPQTRSECDLLVLTQT
- the LOC123626387 gene encoding laminin subunit alpha-5-like isoform X2, whose product is MNGHPGAMNYSYSPLLRNFTKATNICLRFLRTNNTLLGHLMGKALRAPTVMHQDMSIGGRCVCHGHADVCNVKDPSDPLRKGRFRSWLRRR